Proteins found in one Quercus robur chromosome 2, dhQueRobu3.1, whole genome shotgun sequence genomic segment:
- the LOC126713033 gene encoding SKP1-interacting partner 15, whose amino-acid sequence MDASPPIFRLPQDTLHQIFSNLPLREIMISRSVCKFFYQILTSPCFVDLISTQPPLTLLALRPPHHHHHHHHHHHRHVSCPHDLHVFDPNPNNNKWLRFTLDFLPFRAPHPVASSFGLIYLWADSAESPESTKSLVVCNPLTREFRVLPQLGSAWSRHGSVLVDSANQVMVLTELAALYFSGTEQKWLKFSSNLPSKPRSPILVSDSVYALCDVGSPWRSQWKLFSCTISKMKSCQSWTRLEKHEWGDVFDILKRPRLVRGSGKRILMIGGLKSSFTLNASCSTILILRLDLESLEWDEAGRMPVEMFKCFQESSKFKVFGGGDDKVFFSAKRLPKLAMWDRSLGKGDWRWIHDVPGTGDGLCRGFVLEARLTPLLPPQVRSVNQ is encoded by the coding sequence ATGGACGCATCCCCGCCGATCTTCCGCCTTCCACAGGACACTCTCCACCAGATCTTCTCTAATCTCCCGCTTCGGGAGATCATGATCTCCCGATCGGTATGCAAATTCTTTTACCAGATTCTGACCTCGCCTTGCTTCGTAGACCTCATCTCCACACAACCACCTCTCACCCTCCTTGCTCTCCGACCGcctcaccaccaccatcaccaccaccaccaccaccaccgccacgTTTCGTGCCCTCACGATCTCCATGTGTTCGACCCCAACCCCAACAACAACAAGTGGCTCAGATTCACCCTCGACTTCCTCCCCTTCCGGGCCCCACACCCGGTCGCGTCGTCTTTTGGACTCATCTACCTCTGGGCCGACTCGGCCGAGTCACCCGAGTCGACCAAGTCACTCGTGGTTTGCAACCCCTTGACTCGCGAGTTTCGTGTCCTCCCCCAGCTAGGCTCGGCATGGTCACGGCACGGCTCGGTCCTGGTTGACTCGGCCAACCAAGTCATGGTTCTGACGGAACTCGCAGCCCTGTATTTCTCCGGAACAGAGCAAAAATGGCTCAAATTTTCATCGAATTTACCTTCCAAACCACGAAGCCCGATTTTAGTTTCGGATTCCGTATACGCGCTCTGCGACGTGGGGTCTCCATGGAGAAGCCAATGGAAGCTATTCTCATGCACGATATCGAAGATGAAGAGTTGCCAGAGTTGGACTCGGCTCGAAAAGCACGAGTGGGGGGACGTGTTCGACATCCTAAAACGACCGCGTTTGGTGAGGGGCAGCGGGAAGAGAATCCTGATGATCGGGGGGCTAAAATCGTCATTCACTTTGAACGCGTCGTGCTCGACGATCCTGATACTGAGGTTGGATCTGGAGAGCCTGGAGTGGGACGAGGCTGGGAGAATGCCTGTGGAGATGTTCAAGTGTTTTCAAGAGTCTAGCAAGTTTAAGGTatttggtggtggtgatgataAGGTCTTTTTCTCTGCCAAAAGGCTCCCCAAATTGGCCATGTGGGATCGGTCTCTCGGTAAAGGGGACTGGCGTTGGATTCACGACGTGCCGGGGACTGGAGATGGCCTTTGTCGCGGTTTCGTGTTGGAGGCTAGGCTCACTCCTTTGCTTCCGCCTCAGGTTCGTAGTGTTAATCAGTAA